AGCGCTTGCGGCATCTTCAGTGTGTCGTTCGTGGTTTCATCAAAAAACATGGGGAGTCTCCCGAACGGCTGCGGCTTGCATGCCGCCATCCGCCCTGATCGGTTGTTCTTCCGGTGTTTCGAGGCTCGGCACTTCGATCTCCAGAACGCCGTGGCCCGTCATGAGCCTCTCGATCAGCGTCCATTGGCGCTGGAACGCCGCGACGCAAGCGGGATCGAAATGGCTGCCGCTCTGCGCGACAACATGCGCATAGGCCTCTTGGGTCGACCACGCCTTCTTGTAAGGGCGCTCGGAGCAGAGAGCCTCAAAGACGTCCGCAATGGCGACGATACGGGCTTCCAGCGGAATGCCATCGCCCGACAAGCCGTGCGGATATCCCGTTCCATCCCATTTTTCGTGATGGCCACCTGCAATCGCCTCGGCTATGCGCAGCAGGTCGGATGAACCGTTTTCGAGAATCTGCACGCCGATACCGACATGTTTTCGCATTTCGGTGATCTCATCAGGCGTCAGGCGACCCGGCTTCAGCAGCACGCTGTCGGAAATTCCAATCTTGCCGACATCGTGCAAGGGTGCCGCGAGATAGATCATGCGGCAATGCTCGTCATCGAGGCCGATATCCTTTGCCATCAGCATGCTGATTTGCGCGACGCGGGAAATATGGTCGCCGGTGTGGCCGTCGCGGAATTCGATGGCCCGCGCCAGGCGCCAGATGATTTCTTCTTCGCGGGCCGCGAGTTGCCGGGTGGCCTTGCGCACCTCATCCACAAGGCTGCGCGCCTGTCCGGCAAGATCGCGCTGCGCCTTGCGCAAGGCGAGAAGGTTGCGCACCCGCGCCTTCAGCTCCACCGGGTCAAAGGGCTTGTGGATGAATTCCGTGACACCGCTCTCTATCGCTTCGATAAGGACAGGCCGGCCTCTTTCC
This region of Agrobacterium tumefaciens genomic DNA includes:
- a CDS encoding HD domain-containing phosphohydrolase codes for the protein MQIVLVDDSKSILVALKATVRGLPDVGTIVGFTDPTEALEFCRNNAVDLLVVDYTMPKYNGIQLLKALNTYEHFAHVPVIMITSERGRPVLIEAIESGVTEFIHKPFDPVELKARVRNLLALRKAQRDLAGQARSLVDEVRKATRQLAAREEEIIWRLARAIEFRDGHTGDHISRVAQISMLMAKDIGLDDEHCRMIYLAAPLHDVGKIGISDSVLLKPGRLTPDEITEMRKHVGIGVQILENGSSDLLRIAEAIAGGHHEKWDGTGYPHGLSGDGIPLEARIVAIADVFEALCSERPYKKAWSTQEAYAHVVAQSGSHFDPACVAAFQRQWTLIERLMTGHGVLEIEVPSLETPEEQPIRADGGMQAAAVRETPHVF